The Leishmania mexicana MHOM/GT/2001/U1103 complete genome, chromosome 25 genome contains the following window.
acgagtgcgcgtgcgtgtgtgccgtaGGGTGTGCGTCCAGCCTGTGTAGGGTCCAGGGAGACAGAGGAAAGGATCGACAGATCTTGTTGATGAACGGAGTtgccctcggtgcgtgtgttctGCGTGTGTTCTGTAgttggagagagagaggatggtggtggtggtcgttGTTgtcgtgggggaggggaggcgaaTAGTGATATGACTGGGAGGAGGCTATGGGTGTGCGGCTCCGTCTGTGCCTGCCATGTGCAGGAGCGAAGAGGTAGAGTTGGTGGCTTGATCTAAGGTGCTTCTAAACTCAGAATGCAGCGTGTGGtatggcacacacacacacacacacgtagcGCCTGTATTGTGCTCTATGTACGACTCTCAGTCCACGGTGGGCGCGCGTATGCCTGCGTCAGCGGACGCGATGGCgtgtgagaggcggagaagggaagagaaagggacGCATATTTTGTCTCGCGAGCACAGCCACGTGACGTGACGcggagcacacgcacacacaggaagGCGTACACGCGTGCAGGTCTACaggtgtctgtgtgcctgGATGTGCGGGGTTCAGTTTCGGTCGTCTGTTGCcacagcacacgcactcaGAGACGAGCAGCGGAGTGGAACGTAATAccacgcgcacatgcgcatcaCCCgaacacgtgcgcgcgtgctctACACGGCAACCCGGGGTTCCTCCTTCAGAGAAGCCGCAAGACCGTGCAGTGGCAAGATCATGTTTGTCTCATGTCGAGGAAGATCAGCAAGACGAGAAGGCGAGAGGCCATAGCATCAGGACATGTGAAAGACCGACggtgggagggtgggggtgacCTCTGTGGGCAAGACCGGGACGGTTTCCCTATCTTCGCAGAGCAGTCGAGCGGAAACCACCGCACCACGGCAAGAGAAAGTCGGTGAAGGCGAGCAACCACAGCGAGGGAAGCCAGCgacaacaacacacacacacacacacgaagatGGGGTGGACCACATCCCGCTGTTCTCTGCCTCTCATCTTCTTGCCCGCCTTTCGCTCCACTAGCGGCTCACCACGAAGCCGCTCATCGTGCGGTGCACCGGAGGCTTCGCGCTTgcctctgcaccgccgctCGGAGGCACCAACTGCGTGCaatcctccacctccacggcCGTCACCTGCGCCTTTGGCGACCCTCTGTGGCACCACGTCTCCAGTGCGCCGATTTGTGCCGTGGTCCCCTCGGCCAAGATCTCGACCCGGCCGTCTGGTAAGTTGCGCACAAAGCCTGTCACGCCCAGCTCTGTGGCCTTGAGCGCCGTGTACTTGCGGTAAAAGACACCCTGCACTCGGCCGCTCACGAAGATGCGGTATGTGTAGATGTAGCGCGACGCCTCcatggggagggggtgggcgatggcagccgcagcgtcctCTTTCGTGAATACGGGGAGCGTGgtcacgtgtgtgtgtgtgtgtgtttgtgtgcgtgcgccagCAGAGCTGCCTTTCCTTTGGTGGTCGAGCGCTCTGTGATGGGGAGAGTtgagggaggcggggcggggcggggtatgaaaagcagcagcggcaacgagAGGAATGGCGTCGCGCCCGCCACCACAAAGTCCGAGACGGCGGTGGGCAAGGAAGAGGCGCCTCTCTTCCGGCTTTGCGCAGGCTTGCTTCGGTGGTGCTGGCATCTTTGCGTCGCCCActggcagacacacacacccactcactcacacgcatgtacacacacatctATATAGATGTCAGCTCCTGGCGTCGCGCAGCTTCAATGCGACATCGTGaacagggaggaggaagcacACAACGATGAAGGCCACCGTGAGGCAACACGGACCCCAACAcccaggggggagggagaggcccTTCAATGCCCCTCATCACCGCATCGCttcagacacacacacacacgaacgaGAACGGCCAGAGTCACCATGTGtctgtgagagagagagcgagtgcgCTAAACCTCTGCATCCATCGCCTTGATTGCAGCGTGAATGAGTCCCTGTAGACTGAGCGCCTCGCTGTTCAGCTTGCTGGCCCCATCTTTgccgacggcagcgtcggcgtgggggagcagcagcagctcacagATTCGATTGATCTTGCTCTTCATCCGGTGCTCCAGGATGGTGCGGATGGCGTGCCGGTCCTTCTCGTGTACCATCAGCTTCCTCCTCAGCGTTTCCACTTCCGCTGTGTCTGCGGCGGACCCTTCTGATGATTCGCGGCCGTTCGCACCACCCGCCATCTCCCGCTTCAGCTGCGTGatgcggcactgctgctcttcAATCCTTTTCTGCAGTGCTTTCTCCCGCGCCTGCGCATCGCGCAACTTACGCTCCCCATCCGCTGCGTTCGTGGTACTACTACTGCCTGACGGCACAACGTCAGCGTCAAGGAGTACATctggcagctgcgccaaTATCCCGTGaaggcgcacctcctcctccacttcctgcagccgctgccacacGCGGCTGACAGCAGACCGCCGACTTGTGTCAGGTGACGCGGTAGCCGACGAGGATGCTGTCTCAagcaggtgctgcacctccacgCGGACGCGGTCGATCTCGCGCCCAAGCCGCGCCCTCTCTGCCGTGTCGGCACGCACGGCGTCTCGCACCTCGTCCATCGTGTTGACGTAGGCTTTGCGACGCGAGTCCCACTCCGCTCGCAGTtctcgctgcagcgcatcgatGGTGGCGCCATCCTGCCCATTGCTCAgtcgatgcagcagcaggcgagcCTCTTTGTCGGCGATGTGCGCCCTGTCCTCGCTGTTGCGCAGTTGGAGGGTTAGCGCCGCCACGTTggagcgcagctgcgcgacttGTGCGCTGTAATGCGCGTACAAGATCGagtcggcgcgctgctgcaggataCGAGTAagctccgcctcgtcgaAGAGACTGCCCTCGGCTGATCCGCTCCTGTCGTTGCCCGAAGCagccactgcggcggcgtctttGCGGCCTTGTAGCATGACCAGCTCCACGGCAAGCTCCTCCGCCGTAACAGTGCGGCTCGGCTGAAGGAAGGATCGGTATCTCGGCGACGTACCGGCCCGCACGCCAGCCTCCGACGACGGGGACTGCACGCGCCTTTGGTAGATGTACTCTGCCGCTTGCGCCTCACTCGCGTTCCCGACGAGCTGCGGGTTCACAACCATCATCGCGgtcgaggacggcggcggcggtgaggtggCCCGCCGCCCTGCGTTGCCTTGCCGTGTCAACAGtttcagctcctcctccagcgcctgcacgtGCTGGTCGTAGGCGTCAACTTCTTCTTGGAGAAGCAGGATCGTCTCGTCGCGGTCGTTCAGTCGAGTGGTGAGACTCAGCATGATGTCgcgctgcttcagcagcaggtgcttgTAGCGTTCCACCTgctccttgtcctcctccacggcctGACGCTCCCGGTCCAGTTCGAGAAGCCGCTCCGCGTACTCCTGACTGGTGCGCGGGTTGCCCTCCATGCCACCCTCGCGCATGATGGCCTCTAGCTCGCGTATGCGagtctccagctcctgccgCGCACGCATCTCTTCCTGATGTGCCACCGAAGACTTCTCAAGCGCCGCAAGAGCCGCCTGCCGGTCCGCCTCCGCACGCCGTCGGTCCTCCTCTAATTCGGAAAGCAGCAAATGTGTGTCAGTCGAGCTCATGAGCCcattgccgccaccgccaccgccacccatcTCCGTGTgttcctgcagctgctgccgcagtcgctgcaGTTCCTGCTCGTATGCCCTGAGCAGCGTTGCTTGGCTCATGCCCTCGTTCACCACGGCGTGGTTCTGAATGTTTTTGGCGCGATTGGCGAACATGAGCGTGGAGAGAGACTCCGCGTACGACTCCAACGCCGGTGAAATACACGCGATCAGCGTCGTCTTGCAGTTGCCGCCAAGTGAGTCTCGCAGGGCGCTCGTGAGGGCGGAGTTGCGGAATGGgatgtgccgctgcacccgaCGGCCGTGTGCGCCGGACTTGGCGGCCAAGGCAGAGATGACGTTGCCAAGCTCGTGCAGTGACTTGTTGATGTTCTTGGTCTCCTCCAGTCTCTGCCCCGTGACCCCGGCAAGGCGGATTTTCTCGCTGCCGGCCAGGTCGACAATGTTCAGCTTGCCGAAGCGGTAGGAGAGCGGATTTGCCTCGTCgccctccatcgcctccacgaCAATGGTGAAGATGGCGTGCGAGCGGGAGGACAGCTCGCTCAGCTTCGTGGCGCTGgtcgcccgcagcgccgtgccCTTGGCGATTAGTCCGTACACGTCCTCTGGAGTGCGCACGATCCACTCCGACAAGCCATCGACGTAGACACCGCGCTGGGGTGTGTGGCGCACAgtgaggctgctgctgcggcttgcaccgccaccgccaccgctgctgctgctgctgccgccgccggcgaacACCGCGGCCGGTTGCTCCAGCAGGTCCGAAATGACCTCGTTGTAGATTTGCATGTAGGAGGCCCGCACGAGGAACTTTGTGGCCTCGCTGGCGCGGCGCCTCTCCCGTATGTAGGCAAAGACATCTTCGACGGCGCGAGGAATAATgccgcgctcctcctcgttggtGAAGCCCTCCATGGTGTATGTCTTGCCTGTGCCGGTCTGCCCGTACGCCATGAGCGTGGCGTTGTAGCCCTCTAGCATCGATAAGACCGCTGGCCGCGCGCTCAGCTCGTATACGTCTTCCTGCGTTGCGTCGGCTGCGTAGACGCGGTCGAACGTATAGCTCTGGCGCGAGTACACGGCCCCCCGACCGTCCTCCGTGTCTAGAGCATCGCAAAGCGTGATGGAGTTGGGGTGCTCAGGTACTATCTGAACCACGTCGACGAAGGGCCGGTAGCCGTGCAgctcgcggtgcagcggtgggcgcacgcgcaccgccaccctaAAGTTGTTGCGCGTGCTGgtagcgccggcgccggagTAGAGGTTGGCACCCTCGAAGTGCTCTGGCAGCGAGGATGCCGCCGTAGTGGAGGGGAGGCGCCCCTGCAGGTGCGACCGCGCCTCACTGTGTACAGAGGCTGTGCgcgggctgctgccggcgaaACTTTCGTCCTGCTGATTCATCAGGGACGGCAACGCGCTTCGGTCGTGCTGGCGACGGGCGTTGTTGCCAGCACATGGTCTTTGGGAGTGCATGAtgggcgggagggggagggccaCAACTCACTATCACCGGCAGGCAGGAACCAAAGATGAAAGAAGAAGAACAacgtgggcgtgcgtgggGGCAATgtacacacccacccactgACCCGACTCTCCACCGatccacccacgcacacacgcacgcgcagagaaaagaggaggacgatgggaaggagagaggcagcggggTGTTCAGGCGGTCAGTACAGCACCTCTCCCCTTTTCACGTGTTgatatgtgcgtgtgtgtgtggggtgtgtggggtgggtgggggagacgATCATCACAGAGTGCAAGAACGAGAGCAGCCGACGCGGAAGGGGAGGATCAATgggagggagacacacacacacacatctatGTAGATCTTGTatggctggcggcggcagacattgcaaaggaaaaagggcGCACGCATTCCTTTCGTCACGGGAAAGATGGTGGCCCCAGTGGCTCCGGCCAAGGGGgacgccacacacgcatgcacaatCACACGGACATGACCACATCCGTCTCTAGAGAGGGATGCAAGGTGCATGCGATGGTGCCACTAAACCGTCGTCCCCGCTCCTCCGAAGCTTCCTTGTCTCGCTctccgcttctctcttctcccacTTTCGTTCCTTCATCCAGCTCCATCGTAGTTTCGGTACGCGCAAGCACAAGCGCAGATAGTCTGCGCGAACAGGCCCAGACACGCGTAACACACCACGATGGtcagacacacccacacacagagataAAACTGGCAAGTTCTGGGAGACACGGCCACAAGGAGGCAACATcaagagggagggtggggtggggagatgGCAGCACCTCCCCACACAACAAGTCGAatgcggcggcgcgggtgaggacgacgaagagggccacatgcacacatgaAACACCGCCACGACACCCGGTGTGCCAATCGAAACCCAGAACCACtaacgcacacacagagatatgtgtgtgtagagAGAGATACAGAGGCAGGAGCTTTTCAAGTGGGTGCTCCCCACCGCCCCACCACGTGGCATTATGCAAGAGACCCCACGTTTGGGGACCTCTTCCCCTCGACTCTTCGTCCACGTACGCAGccctctcccaccctccTATCCCACCGCCCCACCAGTCAACTTACcagccctcccctctcctccttgcGGCCTCTCCCTTCTATCTATGCGCAACATGAACAAgtgggagaagagggaggcaagggacgccgctgcagctcatcaCGCCGTGCCGTCACGATGTGCGCGGCTggtcctcctcttctgcgtTTTACGCCCTTCTataccctcccctccccgctcccCCATACACGGGGAAAACAGGGGTTTTCGCTGTTGTAcgtgcacccacacacgcacacactctcTCCTttacacacgcgcgcacacgctctATGCATCCCATCGCTGACTTCTCTTGTCCCTGCCCTCGGCTCCTCGCTCTTCGCCTCTATGCAACGCCGTCTGTTTCCATAcaagtacacacacgcatacacacgcacgcacggacgTGCGCCATGACACTCGAGATTCGGCACCTCGACATCACCCATCGGCGCCAACgagccgtcgtcgtcgtgctgCATTTTCTtgcggtgagggagggaggggtgatTGGGTAGCaacggtgggggaggggggtgaggggatACACGTATCACTCacagcgcagctgccgtggTGAGGCTGGagaagagacggagagagacggtgcCGGCGGGATGCAAGACACGCCGAATGACGCCCCACTACTTCTTCCCCTTCGCTGGCTTCTTCTTGGCAGCCGCCTTtaccgccttcttcgccggcttcaccgccaccgtcgtcgagGCGGCACGCTTTGTGCGTCCGTTGttgccagcgccaccgctgcccttcGATGATGCCGCTGCCTTGGCGGacttggctgctgcgcccttcttcgatgacgacgccggtgcagcgctTGCCGCAGCGACCTTACCacccctcttcttcgcttGCACTGCCGTGATTGCCACCctgccgtggtggtgggcgtGGCCGGCGGCTTTGGTGGCCTTCGCCGCCTTGCCACCTGCCGTGCCAGCTTTtccgccccgccccctcccacggccgccgccgccacctcgttTTGCGTGGGATCCTCCGACCTCGTcagtggccgccgcctcggtAGCGCTTTTGCTGGAGTCCCTCTTTGACCGGCGCCTCTTCAGTACCTCCGCGACCGTCGCTTGCCGCCCGCGTCCCGCGGCCGGCGGCTCGGACGCCGCCTCACCGGTTTCCTCCTTGGCCGGACTGTCCAGCCGTGCGGTTGGTGTGTTGAGCCAGGCCGACAGGCTGTGCTGTGAGCGCGTCTTCGTCTTGTTGCGTGGCAGCCGCGTCACTCGCCCCACACGCCGCGCCGCATCCATCCAGTCCAGCGCCGACCTGCTCTCCTGCCCGCCAGCCGAAAAGGGTGCCGCTGGAGACCCGCCCGCAGCGGTGGTCACCGCTCCCCTTGTGTTCCCTTCGCCTATGTTGTACCCAGCGATCTTTGCCATGCCGTTTCCGCTGTGGTGTCgattcgccgccgccgcggccgtgtcagtggtgggggcggcggccgcgttcCGGACGATCGGCGGGCCAACTGGAGTGCTGGCGAGCGGTGACACCTGAGAAGCGCGGCCCGTATCCACGGAGATGCGTCTCATGCCCTCCGCCGCGGCTGAGTTGAACACGGTCTCCGAAGCGGTGGCTGCGGGTGGTGGCCGGCCCACCGCTGCCCcggtcgtcgtcgccgcagcaccgtgcaGCCCCGGGCGCGTGATGACTGCCTTATGTGACATGACTGGTCGCCCTCGCGAGGCCGAGGGGTTTCTCGGGTTGAAGAAGATGTTGTTGCCACCCATACCGCCCATGCGCGCCGGGCGGCTGACTGCGGGGGCAGCGACGGTCGCAGGTTTCGCTATAGGAGCCGGGGCCGCGGTTGCCGCTGGTGACGGGATGGGCGGCATACCAAAAAGGGAGCTGAACGCGTTGCTGTGTTGCTTCTCCGCGGTGGCCGATGTCGACTGTGatgtcgcggcggcggcgaagcccCATCCAGGGCCTGCAAGCGGCGGTGCCCTGCTACCCCAGGCTGTGGTAAAGGTGGTGACAGGGACGGCAGCAGGGGTGGCGGCTGGCGAGGACGGCTGTTGCTGCGTTGACTGTGGCTGAGACGGCTCACTCTCCGCtaccggtgctgctgctgctgctgccacgggGGTGTGGGCTGAGGGGTGCAGTCGCGTGCGACggggctgcggtggtgcctCGGGCTTCTGCggttcctcctccctcggcggcgctgccgactCGCTGGGGGTCGCCGGCTTCTCCTCGTGGGAGCGGTCGCCACGGCCGGCAAAGATCTGCCCCACCGAGGAGCTGAAGAATTTCGCGTAGTAGGACATCggcttctcctctctcggTGGCGGAGATGGCGAGGCGGTGACTGTTTCAGTCTCAGGAGCCGATGCAGCAGTCTCggtggcgggtgcgctgGACAGGGCAGAGGGTGCCTCTGCGACCACTGGGGGTTGTGCCTGGGGATTCGCTGCAGGCGCCACAATCGACAGCGAATCAAGGAAGGGGTCGCCGAAATTCAGGTCCAGCAacggcatcgccgcctcgCTACGGCGGTGGGCTGGCTCCAGATGCTTCAGGACAAACCGTCCGCGACGCTCCTCCGCCGGGAGGGCCTTTGGCGTTGGCATCATCGCCAATGCCCGACGCACTTCCGGCGTGTACTGCGACTCCTTGCTTGTcacacgctgcagcgtcggGCTGCTCGCggtgagcagcggcagcgtcatgCCATTCTGCAAGTACACCACAAGCACCGTGATGCGCGCCGTCTGCTCCGAGTCAGCCAGCTCCTCGTAGAACCGCCGCACGAGAGACGACAGCACCAtctgcagcgccggtgtCTTGGCCACATCCTCGTAAAGGGTGCGTagggagagaaggacatCCTCGAGGCTGTCAGGATCCATCGCCGGCATCTGGGTCTCCAGCATATCGGCGTAGTCGTGCAGCCACTGGGTGTGTGGCACCATGCTCGGGAAGCGGCGTACAACGGAAAGGTAGCGAACAACGGTACCGCCGTACACACCTTTTTCCTTCACCAAGTCATCCCCGCCGGCCTGGACGTACTCACGCACGGCCTGATCCGTGTCACCGAAAGAGCCGAGGAGCAGCTCTGCTAGTGACACGAACTGCGCCGGGCCCACCGATGCCGTCTTGGCCGCCGCTAACGCCTTCGCCACGCTGAAGTGTTGCAGGTTCCTTTCCGGGTGGTCCGCGTCGATCACGAGCGGCAGGGAGTAGAGGGTGTCCGTACTCCACACGGGCTGGGCAAAAGcctggcggaggtgctccTGTGCCGCTTGCACCAGCTGCGGACGCTCCCCAcaggccagcagcagccgcaggtcATCCGGTGCGAAGCGTTCCCCTTGCGAGACCAATCGCTGGCACATCGTCGCTACCACCGTCTCCCCAAACTGGGCTGACCCCAGCGTGATGGGGAGAAGATCCACGAGCTGCCGGCTGGTGATCTGCGCGTAGTCGATGGTTTCGGCGAAGCCAGGCTGCTCAGGGAAGGCGATGGCGAGGTTCATAGAGACAAGGCCGCTGACGTCTGGCTGGAGAAGACGCAGTGCGACGGCCCTCGCCTCATCCCACCAGCccggccgcggcgacggcagcgcggcgaaAGTGGCGCAGATGTGCGAGAGTTCCGCCAAGCGCAGCTCACCCAGGACCACCTCAATTCTCTCGGACAGCCGTGCAGCCAGGTGCGGggtgagcagctgcgctcGGCGCAGAATGCCCGTAGCGAGGgccagctgcggcggctcaAAACTCTCCACGGAGTGCTGCACGTACGCCGCGTAAGCCTGAAACACACGGTGGTAACGCACATGCCCACCAAGCTCGTACGCGAACGCGCAGGACGACATGTCCTCGGAGTTGCTCCAGAATAGCTTGTCGTTGACGTCGAACAGGCGCAGGACGCGTtgctgcatctcctccaACAGCGCGTTGAAGTAATCCTGAGCACGGACCACGTCGGCAGCAGTCACGCCGTTCGCACCTGCGGTGAGAGAGACGACCAGCTTGGCAAGAGTGCCGAGTatcgccgcgccgtcgcggccgTTGACGGAGTTGCGGTACTGGAAGGCGACGCGTGCGAGACGCTGGATAAGCTCCACTGGAAGATGCATGAGTTGGTGATGCCGCGCGCATGACATCATCAGCGTGCCAAAGTCTTGCCGCGCGAACTCGCCAGTTTCCTCAATCAAGATGCAGAGCAGCTGGCTCGCCTCCGATCGCTCCGCTCGCACCATCCACGCATACAGGCGCAGAAGCGTTGATTGCATGTAG
Protein-coding sequences here:
- a CDS encoding putative kinesin codes for the protein MHSQRPCAGNNARRQHDRSALPSLMNQQDESFAGSSPRTASVHSEARSHLQGRLPSTTAASSLPEHFEGANLYSGAGATSTRNNFRVAVRVRPPLHRELHGYRPFVDVVQIVPEHPNSITLCDALDTEDGRGAVYSRQSYTFDRVYAADATQEDVYELSARPAVLSMLEGYNATLMAYGQTGTGKTYTMEGFTNEEERGIIPRAVEDVFAYIRERRRASEATKFLVRASYMQIYNEVISDLLEQPAAVFAGGGSSSSSGGGGGASRSSSLTVRHTPQRGVYVDGLSEWIVRTPEDVYGLIAKGTALRATSATKLSELSSRSHAIFTIVVEAMEGDEANPLSYRFGKLNIVDLAGSEKIRLAGVTGQRLEETKNINKSLHELGNVISALAAKSGAHGRRVQRHIPFRNSALTSALRDSLGGNCKTTLIACISPALESYAESLSTLMFANRAKNIQNHAVVNEGMSQATLLRAYEQELQRLRQQLQEHTEMGGGGGGGNGLMSSTDTHLLLSELEEDRRRAEADRQAALAALEKSSVAHQEEMRARQELETRIRELEAIMREGGMEGNPRTSQEYAERLLELDRERQAVEEDKEQVERYKHLLLKQRDIMLSLTTRLNDRDETILLLQEEVDAYDQHVQALEEELKLLTRQGNAGRRATSPPPPSSTAMMVVNPQLVGNASEAQAAEYIYQRRVQSPSSEAGVRAGTSPRYRSFLQPSRTVTAEELAVELVMLQGRKDAAAVAASGNDRSGSAEGSLFDEAELTRILQQRADSILYAHYSAQVAQLRSNVAALTLQLRNSEDRAHIADKEARLLLHRLSNGQDGATIDALQRELRAEWDSRRKAYVNTMDEVRDAVRADTAERARLGREIDRVRVEVQHLLETASSSATASPDTSRRSAVSRVWQRLQEVEEEVRLHGILAQLPDVLLDADVVPSGSSSTTNAADGERKLRDAQAREKALQKRIEEQQCRITQLKREMAGGANGRESSEGSAADTAEVETLRRKLMVHEKDRHAIRTILEHRMKSKINRICELLLLPHADAAVGKDGASKLNSEALSLQGLIHAAIKAMDAEV
- a CDS encoding putative acylphosphatase, yielding MPAPPKQACAKPEERRLFLAHRRLGLCGGGRDAIPLVAAAAFHTPPRPASLNSPHHRALDHQRKGSSAGARTQTHTHTHVTTLPVFTKEDAAAAIAHPLPMEASRYIYTYRIFVSGRVQGVFYRKYTALKATELGVTGFVRNLPDGRVEILAEGTTAQIGALETWCHRGSPKAQVTAVEVEDCTQLVPPSGGAEASAKPPVHRTMSGFVVSR